A DNA window from Acidobacteriota bacterium contains the following coding sequences:
- a CDS encoding c-type cytochrome — protein MNYPVWDVAFGRWIIALIAVIHVFISQFAIGGGLFIVWMEHRGRAAEDPALRQWLKRFAQFFAFWTLVVGAVTGVGIWFTIGLISPEATSALIRTFVWVWAIEWVFFLVEIVSLLVYVYGWEVLPRKTHLAVGWIYFASAYLSLVAIDGILAFQLTPGAWLEKPSLAAAFFNPHFLPSLCFRTLLCLVLAGAYALAAASSLSDRILKAEVAKPAALWVALPALLLLPSAWGVFRLLPGDRQDVLWASPSVLHAAILLGAALLHLLLLSLLLVYRRPRTFGRPAALILLLFAFVAVAATEWAREGLRKPFLVPGYVYANHVSAPDLPLLREKGLLASWPYARQSFVAGREAEAGAEIFRVACSACHGVSRGPRALRPRLSGLDLEYAAALVYRSDSMRAPMPPFPGTQEEARAVAAFLLEGTQPREPEGGAQAFARRCAPCHTLQGSFRPLAPAFKGMSLRDAADLVAAMDSINEKMPPWTGTDAELQMLAAFLTGPGAGGAP, from the coding sequence ATGAACTACCCGGTCTGGGACGTGGCCTTCGGGCGCTGGATCATCGCGCTGATCGCGGTCATCCACGTCTTCATCTCCCAGTTCGCCATCGGCGGCGGGCTCTTCATCGTCTGGATGGAGCACCGGGGTCGGGCCGCCGAGGATCCGGCCCTGAGGCAGTGGCTCAAGCGCTTCGCCCAGTTCTTCGCCTTCTGGACTCTGGTGGTGGGCGCGGTCACCGGCGTGGGCATCTGGTTCACCATCGGCCTCATCAGCCCCGAGGCAACCTCGGCGCTCATCCGAACCTTCGTGTGGGTCTGGGCCATCGAGTGGGTCTTCTTTCTCGTGGAAATCGTCAGCCTCCTGGTCTACGTCTACGGGTGGGAGGTCCTGCCGCGGAAGACGCACCTCGCCGTGGGCTGGATTTACTTCGCCTCAGCCTATCTGTCGCTCGTGGCCATCGACGGGATTCTGGCCTTCCAGCTCACGCCCGGGGCCTGGTTGGAGAAGCCCTCTCTCGCGGCGGCTTTTTTCAACCCCCACTTCCTCCCCTCGCTGTGTTTCCGGACGCTGCTGTGCCTGGTTCTGGCCGGGGCGTATGCCCTCGCCGCCGCCTCCTCCCTTTCGGACCGCATTCTCAAGGCCGAGGTGGCCAAGCCGGCGGCCCTCTGGGTGGCCCTTCCGGCCCTGCTCCTGCTGCCCTCGGCCTGGGGGGTGTTCCGCCTGCTCCCAGGGGACCGGCAGGACGTTCTTTGGGCATCTCCCTCCGTCCTTCACGCGGCCATCCTCCTCGGGGCCGCGCTCTTGCACCTCCTCCTCCTTTCCCTCCTTCTGGTGTACAGGCGCCCGCGCACCTTCGGGCGCCCCGCGGCCCTGATCCTCCTGCTCTTCGCATTCGTGGCCGTGGCGGCGACGGAATGGGCCAGAGAGGGGTTACGGAAGCCATTCCTGGTCCCGGGCTACGTGTACGCCAACCACGTGAGCGCCCCCGACTTGCCCCTCCTGAGGGAAAAGGGTCTCCTCGCTTCGTGGCCGTACGCCCGCCAGTCGTTCGTCGCCGGCCGTGAGGCCGAGGCGGGGGCGGAGATCTTCCGCGTCGCGTGCTCGGCTTGCCACGGGGTCTCTCGCGGGCCCCGCGCCCTGCGGCCCCGACTGTCTGGGCTCGACCTCGAGTACGCCGCCGCGCTGGTCTACCGGTCCGATTCCATGCGCGCCCCGATGCCGCCCTTTCCGGGCACGCAGGAGGAAGCACGGGCCGTCGCGGCCTTCCTCCTGGAGGGAACCCAACCCCGCGAACCCGAGGGCGGCGCCCAGGCCTTCGCCAGGCGCTGCGCCCCGTGCCATACCCTCCAGGGCTCCTTTCGTCCCCTCGCCCCCGCCTTCAAGGGCATGAGCCTCCGTGACGCCGCCGACCTCGTCGCTGCCATGGATTCGATCAACGAAAAGATGCCGCCGTGGACCGGTACCGACGCCGAATTGCAGATGCTGGCGGCGTTCCTGACCGGCCCCGGAGCGGGAGGCGCGCCGTGA
- a CDS encoding thiazole synthase — protein MGDTLAIAGKTFRSRLFLGTGKYPDYETMAKALEASGAEVVTVAVRRVELDRTKASLLDFIDPKKYFLLPNTAGCYTADEAIRTARLGREAGMSEWIKLEVIGDEKTLFPDNAGLLEATKVLVKEGFVVLPYTNDDLVNAKRLRDAGAAAVMPLGAPIGSGMGIQNPHNISIIKEFLDVPVIVDAGVGTAGDAVRAMELGVDGVLMNTGVAAAKDPVLMASAMRKAVEAGREAFRAGRIPMKRYATASSPLEGLVK, from the coding sequence ATGGGCGACACCCTAGCGATCGCGGGCAAGACATTCCGAAGCCGCCTGTTCCTGGGAACGGGCAAGTACCCGGACTACGAGACCATGGCGAAGGCACTGGAGGCCAGCGGGGCCGAGGTCGTCACGGTGGCCGTGCGGCGCGTCGAACTGGACCGGACCAAGGCCTCCCTCCTGGACTTCATCGACCCCAAGAAGTACTTCCTCCTTCCGAACACGGCGGGGTGCTACACGGCCGACGAGGCGATCCGCACGGCCCGTCTGGGGCGCGAGGCGGGCATGTCCGAGTGGATCAAGCTGGAGGTCATCGGTGACGAGAAGACCCTGTTCCCCGACAACGCGGGCCTCCTCGAAGCCACCAAGGTCCTCGTCAAGGAGGGCTTCGTGGTCCTCCCGTACACCAACGACGACCTCGTCAACGCAAAGCGGCTGAGAGACGCGGGCGCCGCGGCGGTGATGCCCCTCGGGGCGCCCATCGGCTCGGGGATGGGCATCCAGAATCCCCACAACATCTCCATCATCAAGGAGTTCTTGGACGTTCCCGTGATCGTGGACGCGGGAGTGGGCACGGCGGGCGACGCGGTGCGGGCCATGGAGCTGGGCGTGGACGGCGTGCTGATGAACACGGGCGTGGCGGCGGCGAAGGATCCCGTCCTCATGGCCTCGGCCATGCGCAAGGCCGTGGAGGCGGGACGCGAGGCCTTCCGGGCGGGGCGCATCCCCATGAAGCGGTACGCCACGGCGTCCTCGCCCCTGGAGGGGCTTGTGAAATGA
- a CDS encoding protein kinase: protein MSDDGFGIRPGVSLGHYRIEALLGAGGMGEVFRARDLRLGRDVALKVLPRAFSQDAERVARFEREARILASLNHPNLLVIYDVGEDGPFRFTVTELLEGKTLRDVLDGGPFGRDRSVNTALQILKGLGAAHARGVVHRDLKPENIFVGPEGHVKILDFGLATQPSPRPGTSSEETAPLGARTTPGGLLGTYQYMAPEQLRGEPVDPRADLFAVGLLLFEMLTGRHAFARPSPAEVVAALLREPATDPRAFDSSIPESLSLAVLQCLEKRPKDRPSRASDLAQRLSGKASPDSRPGLRNILQRRRLLIWIGLLSGVSAVLFWIVLGRGGDGPPAVQPRQVTAGTSVESEPALSPDGRTVAYAAETGGRRDVWISDVGGGPALRLTADGESNRSPAWFPDGSALAFVSWRGGRPGIWKVGRLGGAPVSLLKDAEDPAVSPDGSLLAFTRAGRDGFLRIGVASLDAPGEARLLSDGSGGIWDHRHPSWSPDGRVLCYEDHNDLWLLPLDGGPVRALTRDDPPDTFPRWAPDGDHIYFTSLREGTSAIWRVSTGSGRTERITLGAGSEVASSLSRDGRRLAYSTSINRGGLVLVNLATGDRTSLRPGREAYEPDLSPDGTSLVFTSNRGGRFDLWRVPLDGGRPAGEPERLTETKGSCSHPTFSPDGKWIAYHRLEEGKRDVWLLPSVGGESFRVTGEGSSDFLPEWSPDGRFLAFISDRSGSNEVWAVPVTDGRASESWERLTRLGIGLFGFAWSPDGQSLACVAGTAGSSDVWLCPLGGGEARRLTYEAGARFVAWDAPGRRLLVTGTWGGAKSGIRAVSPETGVLAPVPETRPSEPGGEPQDCGVSADGRLLVFYEAAASGDIWVLEAMDRPF, encoded by the coding sequence GTGTCGGACGATGGTTTCGGCATCCGCCCCGGTGTTTCTCTCGGCCATTACCGCATCGAAGCCCTGCTCGGGGCGGGTGGAATGGGCGAGGTGTTCCGCGCCCGGGACCTCCGCCTGGGGCGGGACGTGGCGCTCAAGGTCCTTCCAAGGGCCTTTTCACAGGATGCGGAGCGCGTGGCTCGCTTCGAGCGTGAGGCGAGGATCCTGGCCTCCCTGAATCACCCGAACCTTCTCGTGATATACGACGTGGGGGAGGACGGCCCCTTCCGTTTCACCGTCACTGAACTCCTGGAGGGAAAGACCCTCCGAGACGTCCTCGACGGAGGGCCCTTTGGGCGCGACCGCTCGGTTAACACGGCGCTCCAAATCCTTAAGGGACTTGGCGCGGCGCACGCACGGGGAGTCGTCCACCGGGACCTGAAGCCAGAGAACATCTTCGTCGGCCCGGAAGGGCACGTGAAGATCCTCGATTTCGGCCTTGCCACCCAGCCTTCCCCGCGCCCCGGGACCTCCTCCGAAGAGACCGCCCCGCTGGGGGCCAGAACCACCCCAGGGGGCCTGTTGGGCACGTACCAGTACATGGCGCCGGAACAGCTCCGTGGGGAGCCCGTGGATCCGAGGGCAGACCTCTTTGCGGTCGGGCTTCTCCTTTTCGAGATGCTCACGGGGCGTCACGCCTTCGCGCGCCCCTCCCCGGCCGAGGTTGTCGCGGCCCTGCTTCGCGAGCCCGCCACGGATCCGCGTGCATTTGATTCCTCTATTCCGGAGTCACTGTCCTTGGCGGTCCTTCAGTGTCTCGAGAAGCGTCCTAAGGATCGTCCTTCGAGGGCCAGCGACCTGGCCCAAAGGCTGTCGGGAAAAGCCTCTCCGGACTCCCGTCCGGGTTTGCGGAACATTCTTCAGCGCCGCCGTCTGCTCATTTGGATTGGTCTCCTTTCGGGCGTTTCCGCCGTCCTTTTCTGGATCGTGCTCGGGCGTGGAGGGGACGGGCCTCCGGCCGTCCAACCCCGGCAGGTGACGGCCGGGACCTCCGTGGAATCCGAACCGGCCCTTTCACCCGACGGCCGGACGGTGGCCTACGCCGCCGAGACGGGCGGAAGGAGGGACGTGTGGATCTCCGACGTCGGTGGAGGTCCCGCCCTGCGCCTCACCGCCGACGGAGAGTCCAACCGCTCCCCTGCCTGGTTTCCTGACGGGTCGGCCCTGGCGTTCGTCTCGTGGAGGGGAGGGCGGCCCGGGATCTGGAAGGTTGGGCGCCTCGGGGGAGCTCCCGTCTCCCTGTTGAAGGACGCCGAGGATCCGGCGGTTTCGCCGGACGGGTCCCTCCTCGCCTTCACTCGGGCAGGGAGAGATGGATTCCTCCGTATCGGGGTGGCCTCACTGGACGCCCCGGGCGAGGCCCGCCTCCTTTCGGACGGGAGTGGAGGGATCTGGGACCACCGCCACCCGTCCTGGTCTCCGGACGGAAGGGTCCTCTGCTACGAAGATCACAATGACCTCTGGCTTCTGCCTCTTGACGGTGGGCCGGTCCGCGCCCTCACCCGAGACGATCCGCCCGACACCTTTCCCCGCTGGGCGCCCGACGGCGACCACATCTATTTCACTTCTCTGCGCGAGGGGACATCTGCGATCTGGAGGGTGTCCACCGGATCGGGGCGGACAGAGCGCATCACCCTGGGCGCCGGCTCCGAGGTCGCTTCGAGCCTGTCCCGCGACGGCCGTCGGCTGGCCTATTCCACCTCCATCAACCGCGGGGGCCTCGTCCTGGTGAACCTCGCCACCGGGGACCGGACCTCCCTCCGCCCAGGCCGGGAGGCCTACGAGCCGGACCTTTCGCCGGACGGCACGTCCCTCGTCTTCACCAGCAACCGGGGCGGGCGCTTCGATCTCTGGCGCGTACCGCTGGACGGAGGCCGTCCCGCGGGAGAACCGGAGCGCCTGACGGAAACCAAGGGAAGCTGCTCCCACCCGACGTTTTCTCCCGACGGAAAGTGGATCGCCTACCACCGTCTTGAAGAAGGGAAGCGCGACGTCTGGCTGCTGCCCTCTGTGGGGGGCGAGTCGTTCCGGGTCACCGGAGAGGGGTCTTCCGATTTCCTTCCGGAGTGGTCGCCGGACGGCCGCTTCCTGGCCTTCATTTCGGATCGCTCGGGGTCAAACGAAGTCTGGGCCGTCCCGGTGACGGACGGGCGGGCGAGCGAATCCTGGGAGCGGCTCACGCGCCTGGGCATCGGCCTCTTCGGATTCGCATGGAGTCCGGACGGACAATCTCTCGCCTGCGTCGCGGGGACGGCCGGGAGCAGCGACGTCTGGCTCTGCCCGTTGGGCGGCGGCGAGGCCAGGCGGCTGACTTACGAGGCGGGCGCCCGGTTCGTCGCCTGGGATGCCCCGGGCCGTCGCCTCCTCGTGACGGGCACCTGGGGCGGGGCGAAGTCCGGGATTCGGGCTGTCTCGCCGGAAACGGGTGTCCTGGCCCCTGTTCCTGAGACTCGGCCCTCGGAGCCCGGGGGCGAGCCGCAGGATTGCGGGGTATCGGCCGACGGACGCCTGCTGGTGTTCTACGAAGCGGCCGCCTCGGGGGACATCTGGGTCCTCGAGGCGATGGACCGGCCGTTCTGA
- a CDS encoding acyl-CoA dehydrogenase family protein: protein MVNFDLSKEHRELVEKARDFADREVRPVARRYDETCEFPWPVVQKAYDEGIINGAIPKEYGGAGHSSFEGCLASEELGAACSGIGICIDANNLALTPLLVGGSDALKKKIFGRLVEARGLAAFCLTEPEAGSDAGAVKTTAVRKGDVYLINGQKRFITNGKQAMFHTVFCNTDPGRGARGMSAIVVPADSPGVVIGRELPKMGQRASCQVEIEYHDVEVPAENVIGKENMGFLIAMKTFNRTRAGVASAAVGMAREAYEVAKKWALNRRQFGQPIASFQAIGFMFAEMLTEITASRFLVWNAALLTDADKEVGTYSAMAKYYATDVAMKVATDCVQIMGGDGYSKDFIVEKIMRDAKLSQIYEGTNQVQRLVISKNTLK from the coding sequence ATGGTGAATTTCGATCTATCGAAGGAACACCGCGAACTCGTTGAGAAGGCAAGGGACTTCGCGGACCGGGAGGTCCGGCCCGTGGCGAGGCGGTACGACGAGACCTGCGAATTCCCGTGGCCGGTTGTGCAGAAAGCGTACGACGAGGGCATCATCAACGGCGCCATCCCCAAGGAGTACGGGGGCGCCGGGCATTCCTCCTTCGAGGGGTGCCTGGCGAGCGAGGAGCTGGGCGCGGCTTGTTCGGGAATCGGCATCTGCATCGACGCCAACAACCTGGCCCTCACCCCCCTGCTCGTGGGGGGGAGCGACGCCCTCAAGAAGAAGATCTTCGGGCGGCTCGTGGAGGCCCGGGGCCTCGCGGCTTTCTGCCTCACGGAGCCCGAGGCGGGCTCCGATGCCGGGGCGGTGAAGACCACCGCCGTCCGGAAGGGTGACGTCTACCTCATCAACGGCCAGAAGCGCTTCATCACCAACGGAAAGCAGGCCATGTTCCACACGGTCTTTTGCAACACCGATCCCGGCCGGGGGGCCCGCGGGATGTCGGCCATCGTGGTGCCCGCCGACTCGCCGGGGGTGGTGATCGGCCGGGAACTGCCCAAGATGGGGCAGCGCGCCTCCTGCCAGGTGGAGATCGAGTACCACGACGTGGAGGTGCCCGCGGAGAACGTCATCGGCAAGGAGAACATGGGCTTTCTCATCGCCATGAAGACTTTCAACCGAACCCGCGCGGGGGTCGCCTCGGCGGCCGTGGGAATGGCCCGGGAGGCCTATGAAGTGGCCAAGAAATGGGCCCTGAACCGCCGCCAGTTCGGCCAGCCCATCGCCTCCTTCCAGGCCATCGGCTTCATGTTCGCGGAGATGCTGACCGAGATCACCGCCTCCCGTTTCCTCGTCTGGAACGCCGCCCTCCTGACGGACGCCGACAAGGAGGTGGGAACCTATTCGGCCATGGCCAAGTACTACGCCACCGACGTGGCCATGAAGGTGGCCACCGACTGCGTCCAGATCATGGGGGGCGACGGGTACTCCAAGGACTTCATCGTGGAGAAGATCATGCGGGACGCCAAGCTGTCCCAGATTTACGAGGGGACCAACCAGGTCCAGCGGCTGGTCATTTCGAAGAACACGCTCAAGTGA
- a CDS encoding radical SAM protein, giving the protein MEGPAAPSGAAPKRAECGGSGRSAFRGLSLGLTARCNLSCAYCYQRRASRDMDPRTASLALGMLEERGTPPFRLELTGGEPLLSRELALACAERFRTFAGSESECVLATNGLFLDGTLLDRLVEFEVTLALSFDGVSGAQDLRAPGSGELLVSILGSIRKNHPAYFRRRVRISAVLVPETVPHLAESCRRLMDTGVSEIRFQTAAGADRRWSPGDEPLLFRQVEEAAWDAARRYEEAGSIPLEFLRPQGDGAGLRERVEPSCNTLSGESLFVDPWGVAWTCPLFATSLVRDPAMFQRFEPAVRLGPADSPAVWDRLVDARSAALTSSVLAPRTWDGASAGSCGSCPATPHCRSCPATRFLYANGREGSGPPPFHCAFERAAAEGQRRFEALAGPIPPRRFAVAVAVGRRWFDGSSGGTREGD; this is encoded by the coding sequence ATGGAAGGTCCGGCGGCCCCTTCGGGGGCGGCGCCTAAACGGGCTGAGTGCGGCGGGTCGGGGCGGAGCGCTTTCCGCGGGCTCTCCCTCGGCCTGACGGCCCGGTGCAACCTGAGTTGCGCGTATTGCTACCAGCGGCGTGCGTCCCGCGACATGGACCCTCGTACGGCGAGCCTCGCCCTCGGCATGCTGGAGGAACGCGGAACCCCTCCCTTCCGGCTCGAGCTCACGGGGGGCGAACCCCTCCTGTCCCGGGAACTCGCCCTCGCTTGCGCGGAGCGATTCCGGACCTTCGCGGGCTCCGAATCCGAGTGCGTCCTCGCCACCAACGGGCTCTTCTTGGACGGGACCCTCCTGGACCGGCTCGTGGAATTTGAGGTCACACTGGCCCTGAGCTTCGACGGCGTTTCGGGGGCGCAGGACCTCCGCGCTCCGGGGAGCGGCGAGCTCCTCGTGAGCATCCTCGGATCCATCCGGAAGAACCATCCCGCCTACTTCCGCCGGAGGGTCCGGATCTCGGCCGTACTGGTGCCGGAGACGGTTCCACATCTCGCCGAATCATGCCGGAGGCTCATGGACACCGGCGTATCGGAGATCCGCTTCCAGACCGCGGCGGGTGCGGACCGCCGCTGGAGTCCCGGGGACGAACCCCTCCTCTTCCGGCAGGTGGAGGAGGCGGCATGGGATGCGGCGCGGCGGTACGAGGAGGCGGGAAGCATTCCCCTGGAATTTCTGCGGCCTCAGGGGGACGGAGCGGGCCTTCGGGAAAGGGTGGAGCCCTCCTGCAACACATTGAGCGGTGAGTCCCTTTTCGTGGACCCTTGGGGGGTGGCTTGGACCTGCCCTCTCTTCGCGACCTCTCTTGTTCGCGACCCGGCCATGTTCCAAAGGTTCGAGCCTGCGGTGCGCCTGGGGCCAGCGGATTCGCCGGCGGTTTGGGATCGTCTTGTGGATGCGCGCTCGGCGGCCCTGACCTCGTCTGTCCTTGCGCCCAGGACCTGGGATGGGGCCTCGGCCGGATCGTGCGGAAGCTGTCCTGCAACGCCCCACTGCCGCTCTTGCCCCGCGACCCGCTTCCTCTACGCCAATGGGCGGGAGGGGAGCGGCCCCCCACCCTTTCACTGCGCCTTCGAACGGGCCGCCGCCGAGGGCCAGAGGCGCTTCGAGGCTCTAGCGGGCCCGATTCCCCCCCGGCGGTTTGCCGTCGCCGTTGCGGTGGGGCGCCGATGGTTCGACGGATCGAGTGGTGGAACCCGTGAGGGTGACTGA
- a CDS encoding DUF3857 domain-containing protein encodes MKRTLLIATLFAAVLPLWAAGLPPQYAATPTAKEYPSADVLVLSEKIAFTLHPDGRVEKSVSLREKMLTYQGMDDAGDPYVAFHKELQDLSVTRCRTYTPEGLTVDAKPNSFNERTPFALEKAPAYALWREMVITKVGLDVNAVVELDYTVADRKPWRRFFEGAVVLQNDRPALVREVSLTVPEGMEVHARLFGAEASPSVTRASGAETTTWTLSNVPAVPPSELHHGADGFLPTLVFSTCPDWGHQNSILSRLVAKAAAASSPALDAKVDELLRNVQGGFERALKLHAYVAESINNVSWPLAAFDHEPRAAADTFDAGYGHALDKAVLLQSMLTRAGLQAAIALGYPAVPGGLDPAPVPSLALMDRPILRVEMGQSPLWLDPTAPLSERSQRELAGLKGLPLVAGIGELHTLDYPGTDLLWANLDVKVASDLSLSGEGTVLFSGRYSPFYAVQGSAEDQKAVLSALLSSVLPGAEVAKSDVVRLEPGQVVIKTSFTAPSPSASGAKALALGVPKPSLLAAFANSHVSRRSLPTVLPHAGREHVTVTFTLPEGLRPLYVPPPTEIRNRAGSFHRAFQSSEKGLAYEWKAELSGAVVAPDAYGDLKALFAGAHNPAGRTVVWSAKP; translated from the coding sequence ATGAAAAGAACGCTTCTGATCGCCACGCTGTTCGCCGCGGTCCTTCCCCTCTGGGCGGCCGGGCTTCCGCCGCAGTACGCCGCCACCCCCACCGCCAAGGAATACCCCTCGGCGGACGTCCTCGTCCTCTCGGAAAAGATCGCCTTCACCCTCCATCCCGACGGCCGGGTGGAGAAGTCCGTCTCCCTGCGCGAGAAGATGCTGACCTACCAGGGCATGGACGACGCGGGAGACCCTTACGTCGCCTTCCACAAGGAGCTTCAGGACCTCTCGGTGACCCGGTGCCGGACCTACACGCCGGAAGGCCTCACGGTGGACGCCAAACCCAACTCCTTCAACGAGCGGACCCCCTTCGCCCTCGAGAAGGCGCCGGCCTACGCCCTCTGGCGGGAGATGGTCATCACGAAGGTGGGCCTCGACGTGAACGCCGTGGTGGAATTGGATTACACCGTCGCCGACCGCAAGCCCTGGCGCCGGTTCTTCGAAGGGGCCGTGGTCCTCCAGAACGACCGGCCCGCCCTGGTGCGGGAGGTTTCCCTGACGGTCCCCGAAGGCATGGAGGTCCACGCCCGCCTCTTCGGCGCCGAAGCCTCCCCCTCCGTCACCCGAGCCTCCGGAGCGGAAACGACCACGTGGACCCTCTCCAACGTCCCCGCCGTCCCCCCCAGCGAACTGCATCACGGAGCCGACGGGTTCCTCCCCACCCTCGTCTTCTCCACGTGCCCGGATTGGGGCCACCAGAACAGCATCCTTTCGAGGCTGGTCGCGAAGGCCGCCGCGGCATCCTCCCCCGCCCTGGACGCCAAGGTGGACGAACTCCTGCGGAACGTCCAGGGCGGCTTCGAGCGGGCCCTCAAGCTTCATGCCTACGTGGCCGAGTCCATCAACAACGTATCGTGGCCGCTGGCCGCCTTCGACCACGAGCCTCGCGCCGCCGCCGACACCTTCGACGCCGGGTACGGACACGCCCTCGACAAGGCCGTCCTCCTTCAGTCCATGCTCACTCGCGCCGGCCTTCAGGCCGCCATCGCCCTCGGATACCCGGCCGTTCCGGGCGGGCTCGATCCTGCCCCGGTGCCCTCCCTGGCTCTGATGGACAGGCCGATCCTCCGCGTGGAAATGGGCCAAAGCCCCCTGTGGCTGGATCCCACCGCCCCCCTCTCGGAACGCTCCCAGAGGGAGCTGGCCGGGCTCAAGGGACTGCCCCTGGTGGCCGGCATCGGGGAGCTTCACACCCTGGACTACCCCGGTACGGACCTCCTTTGGGCCAATCTCGACGTCAAGGTCGCTTCAGACCTTTCGCTGTCCGGCGAAGGCACCGTCCTCTTCTCGGGACGGTACAGCCCCTTTTACGCCGTTCAGGGATCGGCGGAGGACCAGAAGGCGGTCCTGTCGGCCCTCCTTTCCTCCGTGTTGCCCGGAGCGGAGGTGGCGAAGTCCGACGTGGTACGTCTGGAGCCCGGCCAGGTGGTCATCAAGACCTCCTTCACCGCCCCTTCTCCGTCGGCCTCCGGAGCCAAAGCGCTCGCCCTCGGGGTGCCCAAGCCGTCCCTTTTGGCTGCTTTCGCCAACAGCCACGTGAGCCGGAGATCCCTCCCCACCGTCCTGCCCCACGCGGGCCGGGAGCACGTGACGGTGACCTTCACCCTTCCCGAGGGCCTCCGGCCTCTCTACGTGCCCCCGCCCACCGAGATCCGGAACCGGGCGGGCTCCTTCCATCGGGCCTTCCAATCCTCCGAGAAGGGCCTCGCCTACGAATGGAAAGCCGAACTCTCGGGTGCCGTGGTGGCCCCCGACGCCTACGGGGATCTGAAGGCGCTCTTTGCGGGCGCCCACAATCCTGCGGGCCGCACCGTGGTCTGGTCGGCAAAACCCTGA